The DNA region GCTCGCCGCGCCAGGAGCCTTTGTGCTCTTTGCCGCCGGTGCCGTCGCCATGCTTCTTTAATGTCCTTTTTTACCACCAGGGTATTAGAGTGATGTTTTTTTCAATTTCAAAaggcgggaggaggaattTAATATTTTTTGGGACTTGTTTCAAAGGGATAAACAGGAGGCTACCTATCTAGCCCTCGGGTTTTGGGCTGGGTgagtggggatgatgataccaaagagagaaagagccTGGTGAATGGAGTCGTTTTATGTTGTTCAATTCTAGGGGGAGATATCTTGGTGTACATAATTCTTTGTTGTGGTTGCATGATATCGCCCCGgtgttctttttttattgTTTTTTTGACTTGGGGCTTTTTGCAAAAGGAAACCAATGTGTTTTTCTATTGCATTTTTTAGCTGTATCAAAAATTTATATGTGGTGTTGTTTATGGTAACCTTTTCGTTCAAGAATATATGCCAAGTGTGGTGATCATGAAAAATGCAACGTAATATGGCTTGAAGCTTTGTATGACAATTTGACTAGACAGAAAAGTCCACGTATATGATTCATCCATAAttttcccttccccaaaAAAGCCCGGAAAAACAAAACTCGCTTCTTGACTAGACCTATATAGCTAATAACCCTATTCATCCTTCTGCCCCGGAATTttcctcaccttcctccccttcgccgccgcctcacACAACGGCCTCCTCGGCTCCGTCCCCGGCCACCCCTTGGGCATCTTGACATAGCCGACCTTTCTGTACTTGTCGCTCTTTGCGAAAAAATCAACCCAGTGCTTCAGCCCGTCGTGCACCTTTttcaacgcctcctccctctccttctttttcatctccttgagctccgCGCGGGAGAAGTGCTTGTCTACGGCTGGGTCATCCAGGGGGAGGTACATCTCCTCTACCCCCCTCATGTCGGGGGAGCGGTCTTCGGCAAAGCAACCCGTGACGTAGGCGCGGGCGGCGTCGCAGCCGGCAAAGTAATGGTAGGAGCCGCCGGGGCCGTAGGTGCGGCGGTTGGAGGAGACGTCGTAGATTGTCCAGTTGATTGCTAGGTAGATGGGgaggtcggggttggtgccgTCGTAGAGGGAGAGTTCAGCTGGGGTGAGGTAGATCGGTCCTTGCTGCGGGGGGGTGTTAGTAACTGAAAGGGGGCGGGTCGAAAGGGTGCGGGGGAAACGCACGAAGAGCTCCTTGTAGTAGGCTTTGGTTAGGTactttggggggttggacaTGCCCCAGAAGAAGGTCTCGCCGTTGGAGACGAGGTAGCTCAACCCgcaggaggcgaggaagaggaaagagaTGACACGGAGGGCGTCGAGAGCGATATTGGCGGTGTCGTACTCGTCGACATCATCTTTGgactttttcttcttggactttggcttctttACGGGTTGGGATGTTTTCTTGCTGGTGAATTCTGattctgaggaggagagcgtCTGAACTCGTTTGAGGGGGAGCTGTTGTTCGGTTTCTGAGGCAGAGGAGTCTTTGGCCTCGGGCTTGCGCCGCCGGACTGCGGGTTCGGGGGAGGCCATCGGAGGGGGTTTACAAGAGGGATTCAGGAGAGCTTGGGGACAAGTAGATTCAATTGGGGTGTTTAACGGTGGACAAACGGATATTGTACTCCGTACAGCAAGAGGTGGTATGTAGGAAGAGAAGTCCGGTATGGCCAGATCTCCAACGTTGTTTTTAACCGGCCATGCGAGGCTGAGAAGTGGGATGTGACGGAGGGATGGGAACTGACGGTCCGCGATTGCTGCAATCAATGAGTGACCATtaacacccaccccccccacccccttgtGCTTCTGCTTCGGTGAGCCGTTCCGCAATCTCGGATTGGAGCGAGGCTGCAGATGACTGAGAGCCCCGCTTTGGACCGCGAAGCTAGCTCACGCGTCGCCCATAGCAACTCCCCACAGTACGATATGCCGGGCTGTGGTTGGTCAAAATGGCCTGAAGAAAGCACTGGGCAGGTCAGTGGTAAATACAGCAACCCTGTAAAATTAATAACGCTGTGGTCTGTTTCTCCCTCAGTGGGACAATTTCCAGATTATCAATCCCAAGATTGCGATCACGACTTTTATGactgaccaccacctgccatTGCATTCACCCTTTTTTGTCGCACATTTTTCATGGTGCAGGTCTAGCACACTTTTacacacaaccacaaccataTCCTACCCATTGTATTTTGGGCACGACAAGAGCTTTTATCTTGATCCGAACCCTGATAACAAACGAGAGTGAGGGTGTAAATAGACTTCGACGCACGGGGAgaagccaccaccccctccgcaggacaaaaagacaagacaacacCCTGTCGTCATTCGGCAAACCACCTACCAACTGCGCAAACCCAACATCAGTCCCTTACAGAATCGCTTTGCATGACACCACAATAACATATACCTTCAACACTCGACCATGTCTATGCCGTCGAGTCCTGCCGGtggcggcaccaccaccacaacaccccTCCAGCCCATGTCGCATAACCAACAACGCGAGCGCGATCCCGCTCTCTTCTCGCCCACCCAGACTAGAGGTCGCGGCCTGACCCTCGGAGCTTCCACGGACAATGCGCGCGACAGCTCGGTTCACGAAAAGATTAACCAGTTCAACTCGCTCGCCGTGCAATCAAAACAACTCGAGCGCAAGACCGCCGATGCCGCCCTCAAGCGCGCCATGCTTGGccgggaggaggccgagagcgAAATGCGCCGCTACCGTGACGAGTGTA from Podospora pseudocomata strain CBS 415.72m chromosome 3, whole genome shotgun sequence includes:
- a CDS encoding hypothetical protein (COG:S; EggNog:ENOG503Q49J); protein product: MASPEPAVRRRKPEAKDSSASETEQQLPLKRVQTLSSSESEFTSKKTSQPVKKPKSKKKKSKDDVDEYDTANIALDALRVISFLFLASCGLSYLVSNGETFFWGMSNPPKYLTKAYYKELFQGPIYLTPAELSLYDGTNPDLPIYLAINWTIYDVSSNRRTYGPGGSYHYFAGCDAARAYVTGCFAEDRSPDMRGVEEMYLPLDDPAVDKHFSRAELKEMKKKEREEALKKVHDGLKHWVDFFAKSDKYRKVGYVKMPKGWPGTEPRRPLCEAAAKGRKVRKIPGQKDE